aaGCACTTGCTCAAGATAGGACacatgatggtggtggtgtagCCACGTGTAGCTAATCTAAACACCAAGGATGAGAGAAAGGATCTGTAAAACCAGACTCCATCAGCACAGGCCCAGTAGCCAGTGTCTCCAAGTTTTGGGATATGAAACTGAAAGAATCCAATTCTTCATACTTCTGAATCACTTCACAAACATTTCTGTAAAagaaaaccccaaaaccctaatcccaaaaattaaatcagaaaaataTGGAACTATCATCCATATCAATGATTTCAAGTTCCAACCTCTCCATGGCAAATCCAACTGTTCATTTTCGCCGCACCATAAGCTTTTTAATCCGTACCGGAACCAGAACCAGAACCCGAATTGTTTCTTCATTACTCACCCCCTCTACCCTTACCATGAAAAGTAGAGAGGCCAGCACCGGACCCACAATGCCAACCATGGCTGAGATACTGGACTCGTCAAAATCCCAGAACCTGGACCTGCAGCTGCAAACTGTGGGACCCTTTTTCAGAATCACAGCCAGAAGCTTGGGGACGAAGAAAGAGCTCGGAAAGGCCGAGGGGCTCATAAGGGTGTGGCTGAAAGGGAGGATCCTTCACTTGGAGTCCATCAGACTCAAGAGAGAGACTCTGGGGATGGAGAAGTCGATATTTGGGGTCGGTTTGTTTCTTGGAGCTGTTGCCGTTCGGTATGGATACGATTGCGGTTGCGGAACGGCTGAGCTGCTGGCTATCAATGACTCCGATATTTACCACCACAAGGTTCTTTCTTTGACTTTCTTATAACGTGTCTTTTTAGTTTCCGAAACACGCGCTAATAGAGCTGgttacaaatttaataaaaaaaaaaaaagagccgtTTCTGTTTTATAtcgaaataatttttttgttcagCTTGTGCGGTTCTATTCAAGAATCGGATTCAAGGCTGTACATGAAGTAACTGGTTCGACATTTGGAGACTTGGCCCATATGCTGGTCTGGGGAGGAATCGGGACACGAATGGATGCCAGTGTTGAAGCGCTACTGATCAAATGGTGCACCAGGTTC
This genomic stretch from Pyrus communis chromosome 2, drPyrComm1.1, whole genome shotgun sequence harbors:
- the LOC137726264 gene encoding uncharacterized protein — encoded protein: MELSSISMISSSNLSMANPTVHFRRTISFLIRTGTRTRTRIVSSLLTPSTLTMKSREASTGPTMPTMAEILDSSKSQNLDLQLQTVGPFFRITARSLGTKKELGKAEGLIRVWLKGRILHLESIRLKRETLGMEKSIFGVGLFLGAVAVRYGYDCGCGTAELLAINDSDIYHHKLVRFYSRIGFKAVHEVTGSTFGDLAHMLVWGGIGTRMDASVEALLIKWCTRFKSRR